In the Numida meleagris isolate 19003 breed g44 Domestic line chromosome 5, NumMel1.0, whole genome shotgun sequence genome, one interval contains:
- the SFR1 gene encoding swi5-dependent recombination DNA repair protein 1 homolog isoform X2, whose protein sequence is MEEAACDKSMSLCDTPKDSGTAAPQRTSSGKQPMSAALRERLRKTRRSFNANFTVAKRLKIDTEEKDCADVDSGRLPKISMDCSTLQDGSESLERNCTGNTFEITPFQENDLCESAENVVRVDLSPQQSLEEKVRLMKQVKEKEELLRRLKLVKMYRSKNNLSELQALIGKWRSSTQLMLYELQSAFSADGKKASLSQLIDTFGLEDQLLHYSRTEEDFVDT, encoded by the exons ATGGAGGAAGCAGCGTGTGATAAATCGATGTCTTTGTGCGATACGCCAAAGGATTCTGGAACAGCAGCTCCACAGAGGACTAGTTCAGGAAAACAG cCAATGAGTGCAGCTCTAAGGGAACGATTAAGGAAAACAAGACGTTCATTTAATGCTAATTTCACAGTGGCAAAGCGGCTTAAGAtagacactgaagaaaaagactGTGCAGATGTTGACAGTGGGCGTCTGCCAAAGATAAGCATGGATTGTTCCACATTACAAGATGGTTCTGAAAGCCTGGAAAGAAACTGCACTGgaaatacttttgaaataaCTCCATTTCAGGAGAACGATCTCTGTGAATCAGCAGAGAATGTGGTAAGGGTTGATCTTAGTCCGCAGCAGTCCCTGGAAGAAAAAGTAAGGCTGATGAAACaagtgaaggagaaggaagagctaCTTCGAAGGCTCAAACTGGTCAAGATGTACCGATCTAAG AACAACCTGTCTGAACTGCAGGCTTTGATAGGGAAATGGAGAAGCAGTACCCAGCTGATGCTGTATGAGCTGCAGTCAGCCTTCTCTGCAGATGGCAAGAAAGCGAGTCTCAGTCAGCTGATAGACACTTTTGGATTGGAAGACCAGTTATTGCActacagcagaacagaagaagaCTTTGTAGACACCTAA
- the SFR1 gene encoding swi5-dependent recombination DNA repair protein 1 homolog isoform X1, whose protein sequence is MLRGTAICLEMEEAACDKSMSLCDTPKDSGTAAPQRTSSGKQPMSAALRERLRKTRRSFNANFTVAKRLKIDTEEKDCADVDSGRLPKISMDCSTLQDGSESLERNCTGNTFEITPFQENDLCESAENVVRVDLSPQQSLEEKVRLMKQVKEKEELLRRLKLVKMYRSKNNLSELQALIGKWRSSTQLMLYELQSAFSADGKKASLSQLIDTFGLEDQLLHYSRTEEDFVDT, encoded by the exons ATGCTGAGAG GAACTGCTATCTGCCTTGAGATGGAGGAAGCAGCGTGTGATAAATCGATGTCTTTGTGCGATACGCCAAAGGATTCTGGAACAGCAGCTCCACAGAGGACTAGTTCAGGAAAACAG cCAATGAGTGCAGCTCTAAGGGAACGATTAAGGAAAACAAGACGTTCATTTAATGCTAATTTCACAGTGGCAAAGCGGCTTAAGAtagacactgaagaaaaagactGTGCAGATGTTGACAGTGGGCGTCTGCCAAAGATAAGCATGGATTGTTCCACATTACAAGATGGTTCTGAAAGCCTGGAAAGAAACTGCACTGgaaatacttttgaaataaCTCCATTTCAGGAGAACGATCTCTGTGAATCAGCAGAGAATGTGGTAAGGGTTGATCTTAGTCCGCAGCAGTCCCTGGAAGAAAAAGTAAGGCTGATGAAACaagtgaaggagaaggaagagctaCTTCGAAGGCTCAAACTGGTCAAGATGTACCGATCTAAG AACAACCTGTCTGAACTGCAGGCTTTGATAGGGAAATGGAGAAGCAGTACCCAGCTGATGCTGTATGAGCTGCAGTCAGCCTTCTCTGCAGATGGCAAGAAAGCGAGTCTCAGTCAGCTGATAGACACTTTTGGATTGGAAGACCAGTTATTGCActacagcagaacagaagaagaCTTTGTAGACACCTAA